A stretch of Campylobacter gracilis DNA encodes these proteins:
- a CDS encoding NAD(P)H-binding protein — protein sequence MGATGAVGREIVRGPCESQNYDKLVVWARRELKFSHEKLEVQIVNFDKIKEIEPRGVDEIFCALGTTMKQAGSRRQFYKVDVSYPVNTAKWGIAAGTRRFVLISAYGADERSRFFYMRAKGKAEKKIGALGYENLQIARLPAIKSERNELRLSELFTIWLFGLLPRGILANYRPMSAQNRAPPSSPPLKRTARACKFIIQKSLRSSSNLMGLQD from the coding sequence GTGGGCGCTACGGGAGCGGTCGGGCGCGAGATCGTGCGAGGGCCTTGCGAAAGCCAAAACTACGATAAACTCGTCGTTTGGGCGCGCAGAGAGCTGAAATTTAGCCACGAAAAGCTTGAGGTGCAGATCGTAAATTTCGACAAAATCAAAGAGATAGAGCCGCGAGGCGTAGACGAGATTTTCTGCGCGCTTGGCACGACGATGAAGCAAGCCGGCAGCCGCAGGCAGTTTTACAAAGTGGACGTGAGCTACCCCGTAAACACCGCAAAATGGGGCATCGCCGCGGGCACTCGCCGCTTCGTGCTCATCTCCGCCTACGGCGCGGACGAACGGTCGAGATTTTTCTACATGAGGGCAAAGGGCAAGGCCGAGAAAAAGATCGGCGCGCTGGGCTATGAAAACCTGCAAATTGCCAGGTTGCCCGCGATAAAAAGCGAACGTAACGAGCTGCGCCTCAGCGAGCTCTTTACGATCTGGTTGTTCGGGCTTTTGCCGAGGGGCATCTTAGCGAACTACCGCCCGATGAGCGCGCAAAATCGCGCGCCACCGTCATCGCCGCCGCTCAAACGGACGGCAAGGGCGTGCAAATTTATCATCCAAAAGAGTTTGCGTAGTAGCTCGAATTTGATGGGCTTGCAGGATTAG